A window of Acidimicrobiales bacterium genomic DNA:
CGATGGGCGCGAGCGGCACGACGTCGCTCACGGCGGCGGCGAGGCGGTCGTCCAGGGTCACGAGCGCGTCGGCCTGGAGCTGGGTGAGGGCGACGTACTCGGCGTCGAAGGTGTCGGGCCACCCGAGCTGGTCGGCGACCTTCCAGGCGACCCTCTGGAGGACGCGGTCCCCGAGCAGCCGCAGGTTCAGGCCCCGGATGTGGTCGAGGTGCGCGTCGGCGTCCGCCTTCGTCAGCTCGCCCCGGCGCACGGCGCCGTAGAGCGACGACAGCACCTGCGACCGCAGCAGGGTCGGCGCCAGGAGCCGGTGCCCGCCGGCGATCGCCGTCCGCTCGCGGGCCAGGCGCATGGCCACGTCCGGCCCGATCACGTACCTCGTCATGCCGGTCGGCTCCTTCGTCGGGCGGTGCGGGCGGGACCCCACCGTAGGAGGATGGGGCGTGGGCAACTACGGCGACTGGCAGTTCGCGATCTACCTCGAGGGGCTCGTCGGCAAGCGACCGGCGCTGCCGATGTCGTACGCGGAGCTCGCCCGGCAGGCCGAGGCCGTCATGTCGGCCGAGCTGTGGTCCTACGTGGCCGGCGGCGCCGGCGACGAGCGGACCCAGGACGCCAACGTCGCCGCCTTCGCCCGGTGGGGGCTCATGCCGAGAATGCTGGCCGGCGCCGCGCAGCGGGACCTGTCGGTCGAGCTGTTCGGCACGACCCTGCCGACCCCGCTCCTGCTCGCGCCCGTCGGCGTCATCGGCCTGTGCGGCGCCGACGGGCACGGCGACCTGGCGACGGCCGGGGCGGCGGCCGCGCTCGGCGTCCCGATGGTCGCCTCGACGCTCATGCAGGACCCGCTGGAGGACGTGGCCGCCGCGCTCGGCGACACCCCCGGCTGGTTCCAGCTCTACCCGCCGAACGACCGGGAGCTGACCGAGAGCTTCGTCCGGCGGGCCGAGGCGGCGGGGTGGGCCGCGATCGTGGTCACCCTCGACACGCTGACGCTCGGCTGGCGGCCCCGCGACCTGGCGATCGCCAGCTTCCCGCAGCTCCGGGGACGGTGCCTGGCCAACTACTTCGCCGACCCGGTCTTCCGGTCGAAGCTGGCCGTCCCGCCCGAGGAGGACGTCGAGGCGGCGACCGGCCTGTGGGCGACGATCTTCGGCAACCCCGGGCTGTCGTGGGACGACCTGGCCTGGATCCGCTCGCTCACCTCGCTACCGCTGCTGCTGAAGGGCATCTGCCACCCCGACGACGCCCGGCGGGCGATCGACCTCGGCGTCGACGGCATCTACTGCTCGAACCACGGCGGCCGCCAGGCCAACGGCGGGCTGCCCGCGCTCGACTGCCTCCCCGACGTCGTCGACGCCGCCGGTGGCGCGCCCGTCGTGTTCGACTCCGGCGTGCGCAGCGGCGCCGACGTGGTCAAGGCGCTGGCCCTCGGCGCGTCCGCCGTCGCCGTCGGCCGGCCCTACGCCTACGGCCTGGCCGTCGGCGGGCAGGAGGGGGTCGAGCACGTCCTCCGCTGCCTGCTGGCCGAGGCCGACCTCACGATGGCCATCGACGGCTACCCGACGGTCGCCAGCCTCACCAGGGACGCCCTCCGCCGCGTCGACCGGCCCGGGTAGCGGCCCGGCCCCGCTACTGGGCCGGGGCGGTGCAGCGGGGGGTGATCGTCGGCTGGGGCACGGGCGGCACGTTCAGGCCCGTCGCCGGCGTCCAGAGGATCGCCTCCAGCAGGGCGGCGCGGCCGGCCGTGGTGGCGAACAGGTCGTGGTGGGCGGGGACGCAGGCGTAGCGGAGCAGCGGCGTCCCGGCGTCGGCCAGCGCGGCGAGCCAGGTCATCCCCTGGCCGACGGCGCCGGTGCGGTCGGCGTCGCCCCAGGCGAAGTCGAACCGGGTGGTCGGGAACGACAGCCGGCCGACGTCGACCAGGCTGCTCGCCCGCCAGTCGGCCTCGGCGGTGAGGTCCTCGGGCAGCACCGAGCACGACCCCGGCCCGGCCGCGCCCTCGTCGTACGAGTCGTCGACCCGGCCCCGCATGGCGTTCTCCTCGGGCTCCAGGAACTGGAGGGGCGAGCCGTCGCGGGCGCAGCCGGCGAGCAGGTCGGCGTTCGGCGGGCCGGACGCGGTGATCACGCCGTCCACCAGGTCGCCGACGTCGTGGAAGGCCACCGCGCTGGCGGCCTGGCCGGAGCCGACGCTGTAGCCGATCACGCACACGCCGCAGACCCCGTCGCCGGCGGGCGGCGTCGACCCGGCGGCCGCGTCCCTCGCCGCCGCCCACTCGATGACGGCCGCGGGCCGGCAGGACAGGGCGGCGAACCCTCCGGCGCCGGTGTTCCACTCGGCGTGCCAGGCGACGGCGATCTCCTCGATCCCGTTCTTGGCCAGCCGCTTCCAGAGGGTGCGACCGCCGCCGCCGGCCAGCCAGAAGTCCCGGCCGCCGCCGCCGCCGAAGGTGACGAGGACCCCCCGCCGGGCGCCGGTGAACCGGCCGATCGCCAGCGTGCCCGTCGCCGCCGGCACGGTCGCGTAGGGCTCGGCGCACGTGACGGCGACGTCGACGCAGGAGAAGCCGCCCGGGCAGTCCTCGGTCCCCGGCCCGGTGACCTCGACGGTCCCGACCGGCGCCGTGGCCACGGCGGCGGAGACCGGGGGCGCGGGCGGACCGCTGACCAGGGCGCCGGCCACGACCCCGAGGGCCACCGCCGCGCGCCGGACCCTCCCGATCCGAGACCGCACCGTGGGTGACGGTAGCCGAGCCCGACCTGCCAGACTGGCCGTTCCTGGGAGCGAGGGGCGAGGACGGAGGACCGAGATGGAACCGGGCTGGCTGACCGACCCCACGGGCGCGCACGAGCTCCGCTACTGGGACGGGGCGTCGTGGACCGAGCACGTCGCCGACGCCGGCGCCACCGGCGTCGACCCGCTCCCCGCCGACGCGCCGCCGCCCCCGCCGCCGATGCCCGCGGCCGCGCCCCCGCCGCCGCCCGCCCCGCCCGTCGCCGAGGCCGCCCCGGCCGCCGAGCAGCCGGCCCCGAGCGGCCGCGGCGGGTGGAAGGACAAGCTCAAGGCGGCCGCCCAGCAGGCCGCCACCCAGGGCAAGGCCATCGCCGACAAGACCAAGACGGCCATCGCCGAGCAGCAGGCCAAGCGGGTCGAGCAGTGGAAGGACGACCCGAGCACCCTGTGGTTCGGCCAGAGCCAGAGCGCGGCCACCAAGGCCACCGGCATGTCGAAGGCCTTCTACCGGATCACCAAGGACCGGATCTGGATCGACACCGGCGTGCTCGGCGTGAAGTCCGAGTCGGTGCCGCTGTGGGCCGTGCGCGACCTCGACGTCCGCCAGAACGTCCTCCAGCGGGGCAACGACGTCGGCGACGTCGTCCTCCGGCTCGAGGACCCGGCCTACGGCGTCGACCCGACCGGGGCGTTCGACGTCACCGCGCACACCGAGCCCGGCGCGCTGACCAGCGGCGAGGTCGTCCTCGACAACATCGAGGGGCCGTACCAGGTGCGCGAGCTGCTGATGCCGCTGATCAGCGAGGCCCGCCAGAAGAAGCTGGTCGAGCGCCAGAGCCAGTTCCTCCACGTGAACCCGGGCATCGGCGTCGTCGCCGGGATGGCGGGGATGCAGCCGTCACCGCCGCCCCCCGCCCCGGCGCCGGCCCCGCCGGCCGGCGACCTGGCCGACCAGCTCCGCAAGCTGGCCGACCTGCGGGACCAGGGCGTGCTGACCGAGGAGGAGTTCGCCGCGCAGAAGGCCCGCCTGCTCGCCGGCTGACCCGACGGGCCCCGGGCGGCCCGCCTCACCCTCGACCGGAGGGTGAGGGTTGACCGTCCGGACGACCCCGGCGGCAAGAATGGGCGCCATGCGGGTCAGCGCGAAGGCCGGGACGTTCACCGAGTCCGTCATCCGGGAGATGACGCGGCTGGCCCAGGCCCACGACGCCGTGAACCTGGCCCAGGGCTTCCCGGACTTCTCCTGCCCGCCCGAGCTGAAGCGGGCGGCCGCCGCGGCCATCGACGCCGACGTCAACCAGTACGCCGTCACCTGGGGCGCCCCTGGGTTCCGCCGGGCCATCGCCGAGAAGGTGGCGAGGACCTATCCCGGCTGGGAGATCGACCCCGACCGCCAGGTGTGCGTGACCTGCGGGTCCACCGAGGCGATGATCGCCACCCAGCTCGCCCTGCTCGACCCGGGCGACGAGGTCGTGATCTTCGAGCCCTGGTACGAGAACTACGGGCCCGACGCCGTGCTCTCGGGCGCGGTGCCGAGGACGGTGCCGCTGCGCGGGCCGGACTGGGCCTTCGACGAGGCCGAGCTGCGCGCCGCGTTCGGGCCGAGGACCAGGGCGATCGTCGTCAACACGCCCCACAACCCGACCGGCAAGGTGTTCCGGGCCGACGAGCTGGCCGTGATCGCCGACCTGTGCCAGCGCTGGGACGCGTGGTGCCTCACCGACGAGATCTACGAGCACATCCACTACCTCGGCCCCGGCGGCCACCTGCCCCCGGCCCGG
This region includes:
- a CDS encoding type II toxin-antitoxin system VapC family toxin: MTRYVIGPDVAMRLARERTAIAGGHRLLAPTLLRSQVLSSLYGAVRRGELTKADADAHLDHIRGLNLRLLGDRVLQRVAWKVADQLGWPDTFDAEYVALTQLQADALVTLDDRLAAAVSDVVPLAPIEALTGEGP
- a CDS encoding alpha-hydroxy-acid oxidizing protein, with protein sequence MGNYGDWQFAIYLEGLVGKRPALPMSYAELARQAEAVMSAELWSYVAGGAGDERTQDANVAAFARWGLMPRMLAGAAQRDLSVELFGTTLPTPLLLAPVGVIGLCGADGHGDLATAGAAAALGVPMVASTLMQDPLEDVAAALGDTPGWFQLYPPNDRELTESFVRRAEAAGWAAIVVTLDTLTLGWRPRDLAIASFPQLRGRCLANYFADPVFRSKLAVPPEEDVEAATGLWATIFGNPGLSWDDLAWIRSLTSLPLLLKGICHPDDARRAIDLGVDGIYCSNHGGRQANGGLPALDCLPDVVDAAGGAPVVFDSGVRSGADVVKALALGASAVAVGRPYAYGLAVGGQEGVEHVLRCLLAEADLTMAIDGYPTVASLTRDALRRVDRPG
- a CDS encoding SHOCT domain-containing protein, producing MEPGWLTDPTGAHELRYWDGASWTEHVADAGATGVDPLPADAPPPPPPMPAAAPPPPPAPPVAEAAPAAEQPAPSGRGGWKDKLKAAAQQAATQGKAIADKTKTAIAEQQAKRVEQWKDDPSTLWFGQSQSAATKATGMSKAFYRITKDRIWIDTGVLGVKSESVPLWAVRDLDVRQNVLQRGNDVGDVVLRLEDPAYGVDPTGAFDVTAHTEPGALTSGEVVLDNIEGPYQVRELLMPLISEARQKKLVERQSQFLHVNPGIGVVAGMAGMQPSPPPPAPAPAPPAGDLADQLRKLADLRDQGVLTEEEFAAQKARLLAG
- a CDS encoding aminotransferase class I/II-fold pyridoxal phosphate-dependent enzyme → MTVRTTPAARMGAMRVSAKAGTFTESVIREMTRLAQAHDAVNLAQGFPDFSCPPELKRAAAAAIDADVNQYAVTWGAPGFRRAIAEKVARTYPGWEIDPDRQVCVTCGSTEAMIATQLALLDPGDEVVIFEPWYENYGPDAVLSGAVPRTVPLRGPDWAFDEAELRAAFGPRTRAIVVNTPHNPTGKVFRADELAVIADLCQRWDAWCLTDEIYEHIHYLGPGGHLPPARVPGLEDRTVTINAMSKTYAVTGWRVGWTVAPVDATNAIRKVHDFLTVGAPAPLQEAGIAAMGLPASYYDDLAEAYRERRDVLCQALEKVGFVLRPPDGAYYVMCDTGAVDPGADDMAFSRRLVTEHGVAVVPGSSFYADPALGRRQVRFAFPKRLETLRAAADRLAGLA